In Aegilops tauschii subsp. strangulata cultivar AL8/78 chromosome 3, Aet v6.0, whole genome shotgun sequence, one genomic interval encodes:
- the LOC109756826 gene encoding uncharacterized protein — MNAAKSGGRMLARRVVVPSLCRGAASAVPAAAAATPQHVSHYLASSPRVTWEALSAAFPGAPAPEGHVDAVLLSLARNPSPSPSSAETVAKNAHSFFHWSAAASSPSPHSLRSYCLLVHLLARAALISHASVILQAAITRHPSSPASDFLDAFFAAYEDSGTAATTRGLHLLVHAYAQLRLPEEALEACRYLALRRVLPSISAFNAVLHAAQRTGRFRVAWEVFELMTLKRVYASQATVELVVGVLSREGALARMAALVERIHGKKCAPGVVAHVALALWIFEEGRTEEGILLLRRMLQRNMVFDDVAYSLMVHAHCRIGDLESAREQWDDMVRRGCRLNPFVYTCLIGVHCRQGNVSEAMQLLQEMLSRGLKPYDATYSHLVTGCFRHEKTDEGSEYFDKMIHEGLVPDIGTCNEILEAMCGAGQVGKANELVTAMIDRGIIPGQDTYCKLIDGYSKVGDAEGVVKIYHEMEHRGLNHGIEVFASLISGLCQCGNPKEAEKFVSVMERKLLAPTSDISDMLISSYCEKGNTKSALRLYDRMIARSEKLIPSADTFMMLVRRVIKVKT; from the coding sequence ATGAACGCGGCCAAGTCCGGCGGCCGCATGCTCGCGCGGCGCGTCGTCGTACCGTCCCTCTGCCGCGGTGCCGCCTCCGCCGTGCCCGCGGCCGCCGCGGCGACGCCCCAGCACGTCTCCCACTACCTCGCGAGCAGCCCGAGGGTGACCTGGGAGGCGCTCTCCGCCGCGTTCCCCGGCGCCCCGGCGCCCGAGGGCCACGTCGACGCCGTGCTCCTCTCCCTCGCCAGGAACcccagcccctccccctcctccgccGAGACCGTCGCCAAGAACGCGCACAGCTTCTTCCActggtccgccgccgcctcgtcgccgtCCCCCCACTCGCTCCGCTCCTACTGCCTCCTCGTCCACCTCCTCGCCCGCGCGGCCCTCATCAGCCACGCCTCCGTGATCCTCCAGGCCGCCATCACCAGGCACCCCTCCTCGCCCGCTTCGGATTTCCTGGACGCCTTCTTCGCGGCCTACGAGGACAGCGGCACCGCCGCGACCACCCGCGGCCTCCACCTCCTGGTGCACGCCTACGCGCAGCTCCGCCTCCCGGAGGAGGCCCTTGAGGCCTGCCGGTACCTGGCGCTCCGCCGCGTGCTCCCCTCCATCTCCGCCTTCAACGCCGTGCTGCACGCGGCGCAGCGCACCGGCCGGTTCCGGGTCGCCTGGGAGGTGTTCGAGCTAATGACGCTGAAGCGGGTGTACGCCAGCCAGGCCACCGTCGAGCTTGTCGTCGGCGTGCTGAGCCGGGAGGGCGCACTTGCCAGGATGGCGGCCCTCGTGGAGAGGATCCACGGCAAGAAGTGCGCGCCGGGCGTCGTGGCGCACGTTGCGCTGGCGCTGTGGATCTTCGAGGAGGGGAGGACCGAGGAAGGGATCTTGCTGCTCAGGAGGATGCTGCAGAGGAACATGGTGTTCGATGACGTTGCTTACTCGCTGATGGTGCATGCCCACTGTCGTATTGGTGATCTGGAGTCGGCGCGCGAGCAGTGGGACGACATGGTCCGACGAGGCTGTCGCCTGAACCCATTTGTGTATACTTGCCTCATCGGAGTACATTGCCGTCAAGGCAATGTCAGTGAGGCCATGCAGTTGCTGCAAGAAATGCTGTCCAGGGGGTTGAAACCGTATGATGCTACATACAGTCACCTCGTCACCGGGTGTTTTAGACATGAGAAGACAGATGAGGGCTCGGAGTACTTTGACAAGATGATCCATGAAGGCCTTGTGCCGGACATTGGCACTTGCAATGAGATCTTAGAGGCGATGTGTGGTGCTGGACAGGTCGGCAAGGCAAACGAGTTGGTGACGGCAATGATCGACAGAGGAATTATTCCTGGTCAGGATACATACTGTAAGCTCATTGATGGGTACAGCAAGGTTGGTGATGCTGAAGGTGTTGTCAAGATTTATCATGAGATGGAGCACAGGGGACTTAACCATGGCATCGAAGTTTTTGCCTCCCTGATCAGTGGCCTGTGCCAGTGTGGGAATCCAAAGGAAGCTGAGAAGTTTGTGTCTGTGATGGAGAGGAAATTGCTGGCTCCGACTAGTGACATAAGCGATATGCTGATCAGCAGTTACTGTGAGAAGGGTAACACTAAGAGCGCACTTCGGTTATATGACAGGATGATTGCACGGAGCGAGAAGCTAATCCCCTCTGCGGATACGTTTATGATGTTGGTGAGAAGAGTCATCAAAGTAAAGACATAG
- the LOC109756827 gene encoding uncharacterized protein has translation MRMSCNGCRVLRKGCGEGCTIRPCLEWIRSADAQANATVFLAKFYGRAGLLNLLAADDAGLRPALFRSLLYEACGRMVNPVYGSVGLLWSGQWGACQAAVEAVLKGRPIVRVTSDAPLTACDIRHVAKADRPAASPEAAGTLLGVSCAGRTGFKRASSSTAKSKTKTKSFSGAKHNDGLDRAPSHEESAGSHDHGSHVEDGGMAVEQARGDESSVGTEVDAGSHVSQAEHSPVPPAHQVAKDEEAHDDEIGLELTLGFQPVTPRVVARSPPAGARFGASSSSAESSHIGLLLELPVS, from the coding sequence ATGCGGATGAGCTGCAACGGGTGCCGGGTGCTGCGCAAGGGGTGCGGCGAGGGGTGCACCATCCGCCCCTGCCTGGAGTGGATCCGGAGCGCCGACGCGCAGGCCAACGCCACCGTCTTCCTCGCCAAGTTCTACGGCCGCGCCGGCCTGCTCAacctcctcgccgccgacgacgCCGGCCTCCGCCCCGCGCTCTTCCGCTCGCTGCTCTACGAGGCGTGCGGCCGCATGGTCAACCCCGTCTACGGCTCCGTCGGCCTGCTCTGGTCCGGCCAGTGGGGGGCCTGCCAGGCCGCCGTCGAGGCCGTGCTCAAGGGCCGCCCCATCGTCCGGGTCACCTCCGACGCGCCCCTCACGGCGTGCGACATCCGCCACGTCGCCAAGGCCGACCGCCCTGCCGCCTCTCCGGAGGCCGCCGGCACGCTCCTCGGCGTCTCGTGCGCCGGGCGCACCGGGTTCAAGCGcgcgtcctcctccacggccaaGTCCAAGACCAAGACCAAGAGCTTCTCCGGCGCGAAGCACAACGATGGGCTCGACCGCGCGCCGAGCCACGAGGAGTCGGCCGGCAGCCACGACCACGGCAGCCACGTTGAAGACGGCGGCATGGCAGTCGAGCAGGCGAGGGGAGATGAGTCGTCCGTGGGCACTGAGGTTGACGCCGGCTCGCACGTGAGCCAAGCAGAGCACAGCCCCGTGCCCCCGGCGCACCAGGTGGCCAAGGACGAGGAGGCACATGACGACGAAATCGGGCTGGAGCTGACGCTGGGGTTCCAGCCGGTCACCCCGCGCGTGGTGGCGAGGTCGCCGCCGGCAGGGGCACGCTTCGGCGCCAGCAGCTCGAGCGCCGAGTCCAGCCACATCGGCCTGCTGCTTGAACTGCCGGTGTCATAG
- the LOC109756825 gene encoding universal stress protein PHOS32: MGGRNIGVAVDFSSCSKAALRWASTNLARSGDQLVLIHVNNSYQNEQGAMHLWEQSGSPLIPLVEFSDPHVTKKYGLSPDKETLEILAQVAHQSGVEVYGKIFYGDPTKKVCEAVDLVPLSCLVIGSRGLSTLKRALMGSVSTYVVNHAACPVTVVKENM, from the exons ATGGGTGGGAGGAATATTGGAGTTGCTGTGGACTTCTCATCGTGCAGCAAAGCGGCTCTGCGATGGGCGTCAACCAACCTTGCCAGGAGCGGTGACCAACTCGTGCTTATCCATGTCAACAATTCCTACCAGAATGAGCAAGGAGCGATGCATCTCTGGGAACAGAGTGGTTCAC CGCTCATCCCTCTGGTAGAGTTCTCGGACCCCCATGTCACCAAGAAGTACGGCCTGTCACCGGACAAGGAGACACTGGAGATCCTGGCCCAAGTGGCACATCAGAGCGGG GTTGAGGTGTATGGGAAGATATTCTACGGCGACCCGACCAAGAAGGTGTGCgaggcagtcgacctggttcccCTCAGCTGCCTGGTCATCGGAAGCAGAGGTCTGAGCACGCTCAAGAG GGCTCTGATGGGGAGCGTGAGCACCTACGTTGTCAACCACGCGGCCTGCCCGGTCACGGTTGTGAAGGAGAACATGTAG